In Labilibaculum sp. DW002, the genomic window GTTTTTTGATACTTGTTGTATTTCTAAACAAAATATTCTTGGAGAACATGGAATGGGATCAAAAGTGATGCTAAAAACACTTGATTCAGGAAGATTGTCTATTGCTGCGATGGGACTTGGTTGTGCTCAAGGGGCATATGAACTTGCCCTTGCTTATGCGCAAGAGAGAAAACAATTTGGTAAACCGATATCGAAATTTCAAGCAATTTCTTTTAAATTAGCTGATATGGCTACCAAAATTGAATTGGCTCGCAATCTTTTGTACAAAGCGTGTTGGTTAAAAGACAATGGGAGAGAGTTTGCCAAGGAGGCTGCAATGGCTAAATTGTATTGTTCGGAGATTGCCAAAGAAGTTGCTGATGAAGCGGTTCAAATTCATGGTGGATATGGCTTAATGAAGGAATATCCGGTTGAACGTTTTTATCGTGATCAGCGTTTGCTTCAAATCGGCGAGGGAACATCGGAGATTCAGCGCTTGGTTATTTCAAGACACATTGGTTGTTGAAAGAAGAATAAAAACAATAAGACAATAAACATACTTGCTAACTAAATAGGACTAAAAATGAGTAGAGATCTTATACTTGCCTTAAATCCACGTATGCAATTTACGCGTATCGCGGTTTATCGGATGAATTCTCCGGTTTTTTTGAAGAAAATTAACCACAAAGAGGAAGAAATTGGTGAATTTGATTGTTTTTGTGATCAAACAGAAGTTCGTGCTAAAATTATTTTAGCCGAATTGAAAGCAAATGATATTCCTCTTGATGAAATAAAAATTATTATTGGACGCGGAGGATTATTAAAACCTGTAAAATCTGGTGTATATCGCGTTAATGATAAAATGCGTAAAGATCTTTCTGATTGTGTATATGGTAATGATGTTGTTAACTTGAGTGGCTTGTTAGCTGATTCAATCGCAGCACAAATAGATGGTGCAAGTGCTTTTGTTGCTGATCCAGTGGTGGTTGATGAATTGGAAGATATTGCTAGAATTACTGGACGTCCTGAGTTTAAAAAGCGCTCTATCTTTCATGCTTTGGATCAAAAAACGAGTGCGAGAAAATATGCTCAAAGCATTTATAAAAAATATGAAGAACTGAATTTGATTATTGCTCATCTTGGAGGTGGTATTAGTATTGGTGCCCATCAGAAAGGAAAAGTAGTCGATTCAAATCAGGCTTATGATGGAGATGGACCTTTCTCACCAATTCGAAGTGGTAGTTTGCCAATGGGAGAAATGATTCAGATGTGTTTTTCAGGAAAATATACTGAAGAAGAGCTAATGAAAATGCAAACTGGAGAAGGTGGTTTGTATGCTTATTTTAAAACCCACAGTGGATTTGCTGTTTGTAAAATGAGAGATGCAGGCGATCAGAAGGCGGCAGAAGTTCTTTCTGCAATGGCTTATCAAGTTGCCAAATCGATTGGTGCTATGTTTCCAGTTTTTGGATCTGAAGCTGTTGATGGAATCATCATTACTGGAGGAATGGCAAAAGATGAAACTTTTGTAAGGGAAATCAGAACAAGAGTAGAAAAAATTGCTCCAGTAACTGTCTATCCTGGAGCAGAAGTTTTAGGAGCTCTTAGTCA contains:
- the buk gene encoding butyrate kinase, with product MSRDLILALNPRMQFTRIAVYRMNSPVFLKKINHKEEEIGEFDCFCDQTEVRAKIILAELKANDIPLDEIKIIIGRGGLLKPVKSGVYRVNDKMRKDLSDCVYGNDVVNLSGLLADSIAAQIDGASAFVADPVVVDELEDIARITGRPEFKKRSIFHALDQKTSARKYAQSIYKKYEELNLIIAHLGGGISIGAHQKGKVVDSNQAYDGDGPFSPIRSGSLPMGEMIQMCFSGKYTEEELMKMQTGEGGLYAYFKTHSGFAVCKMRDAGDQKAAEVLSAMAYQVAKSIGAMFPVFGSEAVDGIIITGGMAKDETFVREIRTRVEKIAPVTVYPGAEVLGALSHYGRMIERGETEILDYE